Part of the Methylorubrum populi genome is shown below.
CATCCACTCTGTGTAGTCCCGTAGCGAGGTGACGCCGGCCAGGGCGTCGGCCTGAGCCGAGAAGGTCGCGTCAGGAGTGCAATAGCGCTCGCAGTTCTCCCATCCTCCACCCGTCTCACAGGCGTCGAAGAAAGCCTTCGCAATCGTCTTGATGTCGCTCATTATCGAACTCATTCCTTTCCCGTTGCTGCGGACGTCGCTTGTAGAGGATGCCCGCTTTTGAGAGAGCTGGCGACAACGCTTCGTACGCCCGGTTCAGGTCGAGGGCGGAACGTCCACTCCCCGGCGCGGAGTCGAGTTCCGCTTGCCACCGATTGCAGGCCTCTGGCTCCATGGGTCTTCGAAGGCATCAAGCCCTGCCTGTCTGCAAAGACCGCCTCAACTCTGAAGCTGTCCGGCAGCTAATGCATCCTTGCGAACGCTCGGTGCCCAAGCGAAAAGCAATATGTCACGTCTGAAGCCAACTATCTCAATCGAGGCGCTCGGGCGGCAGGATTTGCCTGCCGCGCTCAGCATCCAAGCAGAGACGTACCCGACGTTTCTCATCGAGGACGAAGACACCTTTCTGAGCCGGATCAACCGGACAGCTTCATATTGCCTCGCAGCGAAACATGGAGAAGAATTGCTGGGATACCTGCTTGCTCATAGTTGGCGCCGCCAGTCGCCGCCTCCTTTAGGGACGGTACTTCCGGATGACGTACCGAGCGAGGTGCTCTTCATACATGATCTTGCGGTGTCGTCTGCGTATCGTGGGCTGATGGTCGGTCAAAGGCTCATCACGCGCGCGTTCGAGTTGGCGGCTCAAGACGGTCTTCGCAGCGCAGAGTTGATCGCGGTGGAAGGCGCAGCAGATTACTGGCGCCGGCTCGGGTTTGTCGAAGGAGAAGTTTCGAGGAAATTTCTGGAAAAGCTTGAGACGTATGGACCTTCTGCACGGTGGATGACTTGCGAAGTTCCGCTCAAGCGCTGACTCGGCAGACGGCAGCCGATCCCACATCCTCGTCGCCCGGTTTATAGGTTCACGAAACAATCCAGATCAGGTGGTAGGGAAGACGTCTGCAATTCATCCTGAGCGATCATCGTAGTGACGTGCGGGGTATGCCGAAAAGGTGTAGACCAGCGGACGCTGATCAGGATGTGCGGTGCTGCGATGAGCCTGCTCCTAAGCTTCGCACCGTTCTTCGCCTTCGCGGTGCTTATCCACCTCGGCTACGTCGAGGCGGCGCTCTGGGCCAGTGCACTCGTCGCGGGCCTCCTCCTGATCCGCGATCGGCTTGTGCTCGGCCGCTCCTTGAAGATCCTGGAGATCGCCACGCTCCTGTTGTTCACTGCCCTCGCGCTTTACACGCGGGCCACAGGGCAAGATTGGACAATCCCGGCCGTGCGTCTCGTGGTGGATGCGGGTCTGCTGCTGATCGTGCTCGCCTCGCTCGCGGCGGGGCAGCCGTTCACGCTCCAATACGCCCGTGAGGGCGCCCCGGCGGAGGTCTGGGACCATCCGCGCTTCCGAGCGGTCAATCGCACCATTTCCCTCGTTTGGGCCGCGGCCTTCGCAGTGCTGGTTCTGGCCGACGCGGCGATGCTCTGGGTCCCGGAAATCCCCAGGCGCCTGGACATCATCGCGACGGTGCTTGCGCTCGTGGGCGCCTACAAGTTCACGGCCCGCGCGACCGCACAGGCGTCAGGCCCGGCGTGAACATTCCGAACGATACGGGAGCGGCACGCGAGGGGGCGGCACGCCCTCAGATCGACGTGCCGGAGCAGCGTCCGATCGCGTAGCTTCACGGTCCGCGGCAACACGGATGAACGCTCGGCTGGCCCGTCCAGCCCGAGACTTCAACCTGAATTTGCGGCTGGGAATGCCCGAGGCCGCCAGATCCCATGCCGCGGCCGTGTACCGTGGCATTGCCATTGGAGGTCGCCCCAAGGTTTTGATTGGGCGGTATCTTTTTTGGCGGGCCGGTCTCCACGTCGTCGGACGATGCTCCGGGCCAATGATGGCGCTCCACCCTCGGCGGCCTTGGACCGTCGTCCCGGGCATCGCGTTTCGATCGAAATCCTCATCCTGGCGATGAGACCGGCACGAGGGGCTTCTCCGACGCCTCTCCCTCCACGGTGACGGCCCACGATCAGCCGACAGAACACGATGGCTTCCTGCCGAGTTAGCTTCGAGGAAAGGGACGCCACGATGATCCTGCGCACAGGCGCGAGTTGGCTCGGACTGTTCGCCCTCTACCTCGGGCTGGCGGGCCAAGCCGGCCTGCACGAGGCGCTGACCGGCGCGGTCGTCGCCGGCCTGCTGACGCTCTGGGCCGGACGCATCCGGGGACATGCCGCGCGGCGCTTCGCTGTCCCGGCCGGCGCGGCGCGCCATGTCGGACGGGGGCTCGCCGGTCTCGTCCCGGCCACGGCGCGGACCGGGCGGGTGCTGCTGCGAGCGGCCTTCGCGGGCGGTCATCCGGGCCACGCCCTGCGCCGCCCCTTCCGGCACGGTCCCGCGGATGACCCGGCCGAGGCGGGGCGCCGGGCCTGCGCGGTGCTCCTCGCCTCGCTCAGCCCCGACAGCTTCGTCCTGCGTGCCGATCCCGGCCGCGACGAGGCGCTGATCCACGCGCTGGGCGAACCCGGCCCCACCCCCGACCCGCGCTGGCTGGCATGAGCGAACTCTGGCTCGTCGCCGCGCTGGCACTGTTGCCGCCCTTCGCCCTCGCCGTGGTCGCGAGCGGGCGCGGGGCCCTTCGCATCCGCCTCGTCGCCGTGCAGTTCGCGACCTCGCTCGCCACCCTGCTCCTCGTCGCCCTGAGCTTCGCCCTCGATCAGCCCGCGACCATCGACCTCGCGCTGGCCCTCGCGGTGCTGACGCTGCCGGGCACCCTGCTCTTCGCGCTGTTCCAGGAGCGCTGGCTATGAGCGTCGGTGTCATGCTCTGCCTCGCGCTGGCGGTCCTCTCCGCCTGGATCGCCGCCGTAGCCCTCTGGCGTCTGCGCACGCCGCTGGAGCGGCTGCACGCCGTCACCTTCGTCAACGTCGCCGGGGGCGGGACGGTGCTGCTCGCCGCTTGTCTGACCGACGGATTCTCGTCGCGGGTGCTCAAATGCGCCGCGATCTGGCTCGTGACGCTGCTGATCGGCGCGCTCCTCGGCCACATGACGGGACATGCCCTGCAGATCCGCGACGGGGAGCGGCGATGACCATCCTCGTCGCCGCGCTTCTGCTCCTCGCCGCCCTGTCGGGCCTCCTCGTGGTGCTGTCCCGCGATCCGCGGCGGCAGGTTTTCGCCATGGCCGGCAACGGGCTCGTGCTCGGGCTGCTGTTCCTCGTGCTCCAGGCGCCCGACGTCGCCCTCTCGGAAATCGCCGTCGGCACCGCGGTCACGCCGCTGCTGTTCCTGGCCGCGCTCGCCGCCATCCGCATGGACCGAGCCAAGCGATGATGGCGCCGGGAGGGCCGCAATGACGCCCCGCTGGCGTCTCCTCCTGCTCGCGCTGGCGCTGCTGGTCCTGACGCCGGCCGTCCTCCGGATCGCGTTGTCCCTGCCCGCATTCGGCGCGCCGACCGCCGCCCTGGGCCAGACGATCAACGCCCTGGTGCCGGATCTGCGCCGCGTCACCAACATGGTGGCGGCGGTCAATTTCGACCTGCGCGGCATCGACACGCTGGGGGAGGAATGCATGCTGCTCTGCGCCGTCACCGGGGCGACGGTGCTGCTGCGCGGCGCCCGGGGCGAGCGCGACACCGCGCGGGCCGGCCACCTGCCCGGCCGGCCGGTGACGCCGCGGGCCGACGCCACGGTCTTGCTCTGCCGCCTCTTCGCGACGCTGACCCTGATGGTCGGGCTCTCTGTGGCACTCCACGGCATGACCACGCCCGGCGGCGGCTTCCAGGGCGGCGTGATCGCCGCCTCCGGCTTGCTGCTGCTCTATCTCGGCGAGGGCTACGAGGGCTGGCGCGCACTCGTTCCGCCTCCGGTGCTCGCCGTGCTGGAAGGCGGCGGCGCCCTCCTGTTCGTGCTCTGCGCCGGCCTGCCGCTGCTCGCCGGCCATCCGGCGCTCGCGAACCGGCTGCCGCTCGGCGCTCTCAAGGATCTCTATTCCGGCGGGCTGATGGTCGTCGTCAACGTCGCGGTCGCCCTGTCGGTGGCGGGGAGTTTCGGCCTGCTGCTCGTCGAGTTCCTCGAAGAAACCCGCGAGGCCGACGACGATCCCGTTCCCGACGAGGAGGACTGATGAGCACCCTCGCGATGACGGCACTCCCGACGACGGCACTCCCGCTGAGCGCTCTTCCTTGGCTCGTCGCCGCGTGGCTGTTCGCGGTCGGCCTCTACGGCATCGTCACCTCGCGCCACTGCGTGCACCTCGTCGGCTGCCTGACGGTGTGCCAATCGGCGACCTACGTGCTGCTTCTGGGCCTCGGCTACGTCCACGAGGCCGGGCCGCCGGTCTTCTACGACCACCCGCCCGGCACGCCCGCGGTCGATCCGGTGGTGCAGGCGCTGGTGCTCACCGACATCGTCATCGGCGCCGCCGTCACGGCGCTGCTGCTCGCCATCGCGATCCAGGTGCAGAAGCGCCGCGGCACCCTCGACCCGCAGGTTCTGCGCCCCCTGCGCCCGCCGCCCTCTTCCGCCGAATGAGCCGCTCCGAGACGCTCCTGCCCGTCGCGGTGCTGCTGCCGCTCGGGGTCGCGACGGCGCTGCTGGCGCTGGCCCATTGGCTGCCGCCGCGGCTGCCGAAGATCGTGGCGATCCTCGTGGCGCTCGCCGTCTGCGCGATCTGCGTCGGCCTCGCCCATGCCAGCCTCGACGGACCGGTG
Proteins encoded:
- a CDS encoding GNAT family N-acetyltransferase, which gives rise to MSRLKPTISIEALGRQDLPAALSIQAETYPTFLIEDEDTFLSRINRTASYCLAAKHGEELLGYLLAHSWRRQSPPPLGTVLPDDVPSEVLFIHDLAVSSAYRGLMVGQRLITRAFELAAQDGLRSAELIAVEGAADYWRRLGFVEGEVSRKFLEKLETYGPSARWMTCEVPLKR
- a CDS encoding Na+/H+ antiporter subunit E, producing MILRTGASWLGLFALYLGLAGQAGLHEALTGAVVAGLLTLWAGRIRGHAARRFAVPAGAARHVGRGLAGLVPATARTGRVLLRAAFAGGHPGHALRRPFRHGPADDPAEAGRRACAVLLASLSPDSFVLRADPGRDEALIHALGEPGPTPDPRWLA
- a CDS encoding monovalent cation/H+ antiporter complex subunit F, giving the protein MSELWLVAALALLPPFALAVVASGRGALRIRLVAVQFATSLATLLLVALSFALDQPATIDLALALAVLTLPGTLLFALFQERWL
- a CDS encoding monovalent cation/H(+) antiporter subunit G; this translates as MSVGVMLCLALAVLSAWIAAVALWRLRTPLERLHAVTFVNVAGGGTVLLAACLTDGFSSRVLKCAAIWLVTLLIGALLGHMTGHALQIRDGERR
- a CDS encoding hydrogenase subunit MbhD domain-containing protein, encoding MTILVAALLLLAALSGLLVVLSRDPRRQVFAMAGNGLVLGLLFLVLQAPDVALSEIAVGTAVTPLLFLAALAAIRMDRAKR
- a CDS encoding MnhB domain-containing protein, translated to MTPRWRLLLLALALLVLTPAVLRIALSLPAFGAPTAALGQTINALVPDLRRVTNMVAAVNFDLRGIDTLGEECMLLCAVTGATVLLRGARGERDTARAGHLPGRPVTPRADATVLLCRLFATLTLMVGLSVALHGMTTPGGGFQGGVIAASGLLLLYLGEGYEGWRALVPPPVLAVLEGGGALLFVLCAGLPLLAGHPALANRLPLGALKDLYSGGLMVVVNVAVALSVAGSFGLLLVEFLEETREADDDPVPDEED
- a CDS encoding sodium:proton antiporter; amino-acid sequence: MSTLAMTALPTTALPLSALPWLVAAWLFAVGLYGIVTSRHCVHLVGCLTVCQSATYVLLLGLGYVHEAGPPVFYDHPPGTPAVDPVVQALVLTDIVIGAAVTALLLAIAIQVQKRRGTLDPQVLRPLRPPPSSAE